Proteins encoded together in one Balaenoptera musculus isolate JJ_BM4_2016_0621 chromosome 6, mBalMus1.pri.v3, whole genome shotgun sequence window:
- the CFAP157 gene encoding cilia- and flagella-associated protein 157 — protein sequence MAPKKKAGKGPKEPEVKKKKGGKKDPSPANKPMETPISEEIREFYHIQIRDLEDRLARYQQKWDELAVQEKLFRQEFEQLANNKKEIVAFLKHTLNQRVDEITDLNEQLQSLQLAKEMEKDAFEAQLAQVRHEFQETKDQLTTENIILGGKLAALEEFRLQKEELMEKFMLLEDQLRKQENEYKDYVHNLEKKSVLDKDRLKKEIIQRVNMVAAEFRKVATSQMWDTTKRAIMENNTVTLQLAKISRQGMQLLQENEQLRGNQDNLCKQLELLENSQKVMARHSRGHKKIILMLTEKCREQQQGRAEAKQLRLLLSQLEQSLMQLQKDHQALRSQREQLNLQLERQQAEGQRLQQELAEEQKVRANLETALAQATSFLQDIVQMQPDEEDGDFDVVFQLQRNEMLKHLLVMLSSAMALSRQMAVSPRRESQSCGPPKERRCSTQPLKTGPLLQQLSSVTPYQLGGLGLVPRRIHIPPNPEDLRLLSHTTRVGNLWAHSSPEIHTSGSPKRFKKFSLPEVSLLSK from the exons ATGGCTCCCAAAAAGAAGGCAGGCAAGGGGCCCAAGGAACCCGAGGTCAAGAAGAAGAAAGGTGGGAAGAAGGATCCCAGCCCGGCCAACAAGCCCATGGAAACGCCCATAAGCGAGGAGATCCGGGAGTTCTACCACATCCAGATCCGCGACCTGGAGGACAGGCTGGCCCG GTACCAGCAGAAGTGGGATGAGCTGGCTGTGCAGGAGAAGCTGTTTCGCCAGGAGTTTGAGCAGCTGGCCAACAACAAGAAGGAGATCGTGGCCTTCCTCAAGCACACGCTCAACCAGCGGGTGGATGAGATCACCGACCTCAACGAGCAGCTCCAAAGCCTGCAGCTGGccaaggagatggagaaggacGCCTTCGAGGCACAGCTAGCCCAGGTGCGCCACGAGTTCCAGGAGACCAAGGACCAGCTCACCACTGAGAACATCATCCTTG gggggaagctggCAGCCCTGGAGGAGTTCCGGCTGCAGAAAGAGGAGCTCATGGAGAAGTTCATGTTGCTGGAGGACCAGCTGCGGAAGCAGGAGAATGAATACAAGGACTACGTGCATAACCTGGAGAAGAAGTCGGTGCTGGACAAGGACAG ATTGAAGAAGGAGATCATCCAGCGCGTGAACATGGTGGCCGCTGAGTTCCGCAAGGTGGCCACGAGCCAGATGTGGGACACGACCAAGCGGGCCATCATGGAGAACAACACCGTGACCCTGCAGCTGGCCAAGATATCCCGGCAAGGCATGCAGCTGCTGCAGGAGAACGAGCAGCTCAGGGGCAACCAGGACAACCTGTGCAAACAGCTGGAGCTGCTGGAGAACTCCCAGAAGGTCATGGCCAGGCACAGCAGAGGCCACAAGAAG ATCATCCTCATGCTGACGGAGAAGTGCCGTGAGCAgcagcagggcagggcagaggccaAGCAGCTGCGCCTCCTGCTGAGCCAGCTGGAGCAGAGCCTCATGCAGCTGCAGAAGGACCACCAAGCACTGAG GAGCCAGAGAGAACAGTTGAACCTGCAGCTGGAGCGTCAGCAGGCCGAGGGGCAGCGGCTACAGCAGGAGCTGGCCGAAGAGCAGAAGGTTCGGGCGAACCTGGAGACAGCCCTGGCCCAGGCCACCTCCTTCCTACAGGACATTGTGCAG ATGCAGCCCGACGAGGAGGACGGTGACTTCGATGTAGTGTTCCAGCTGCAGCGCAACGAGATGCTGAAGCACCTGCTGGTCATGCTCAGCTCGGCCATGGCCCTGAGCCGCCAGATGGCCGTGTCCCCCCGCCGGGAGAGCCAGTCCTGCGGCCCACCAAAGGAGCG GCGGTGCAGCACCCAGCCTCTCAAGACAGGGCCTCTGCTGCAGCAGCTGTCCAGCGTCACACCCTACCAGCTAGGGGGCCTGGGCCTGGTGCCTCGACGGATCCACATCCCACCCAACCCTGAGGACCTCAGGCTGCTCTCACATACCACCCGTGTGGGAAACTTATGGGCACACAGCAGCCCTGAG ATCCATACCTCTGGTTCTCCAAAAAGGTTCAAAAAGTTTAGTCTTCCTGAAGTTTCCCTACTTTCTAAGTAG
- the PTRH1 gene encoding probable peptidyl-tRNA hydrolase — protein sequence MGPFGLWRAGLWLSLAVSRCVLEPRPPGKRWLVAGLGNPGLPGTRHSVGMAVLGQLARRLGVAESWARDRRCAADLAQASLGDAQLVLLRPRRLMNVNGRSVARASELSGAVCTDAEEVCLVHDDLHKPLGKLALKLGGSARGHNGVRSCISCLNSNMSPALGRAMPRLRVGIGRPTHPDTVQGYVLGHFSPAEQELLPPLLSATDLLLDHKRERSQRPSSGP from the exons ATGGGGCCGTTTGGCCTCTGGCGCGCAGGGTTGTGGTTGAGTCTGGCCGTAAGCCGGTGCGTTTTGGAACCCCGGCCCCCGGGGAAGCGGTGGCTG GTGGCCGGCCTGGGGAACCCTGGACTGCCCGGCACGCGGCACAGCGTGGGCATGGCGGTGCTGGGGCAGCTGGCGCGGCGGCTAGGTGTGGCGGAGAGCTGGGCGCGCGACCGGCGCTGTGCCGCCGACCTCGCCCAGGCCTCACTCGGGGATGCGCAGCTGGTCCTTCTCCGGCCACGGCGGCTCATGAACGTCAACGGGCGCAGCGTGGCCCGGGCCAGTGAGTTGAG CGGAGCTGTTTGCACTGACGCTGAGGAGGTCTGCCTGGTGCACGATGATCTCCACAAGCCGCTGGGGAAACTGGCTCTGAAGTTGGGAGGAAGTGCCAG GGGCCACAATGGAGTCCGTTCCTGTATTAGCTGCCTCAACTCTAACATGAGTCCTGCACTGGGTCGG GCAATGCCACGGCTGCGGGTGGGCATCGGGCGCCCGACACACCCAGACACAGTGCAGGGCTACGTGCTGGGCCACTTCTCCCCTGCTGAGCAGGAGCTGCTGCCTCCATTGCTGAGTGCCACCGACCTGCTCCTGGACCACAAACGTGAGCGAAGCCAGAGGCCTTCGTCAGGGCCCTGA